The genomic segment GCTGAGCCACCTTATGGCCCGGTTGGCACTTGTCCCTGTCTATCGTGTTTTTGGCATGCTACCCAAGCGGTATTTTGCTGTTGCCCGATCAAAACAAAGACAAAAAGGGAAAGCTATGAAAAGTGCCAAAACAACATCGCTCGTAACAGCGGGCGTGCTGGCGGCTGCATTGACAGCCCAGCCAGCCTCCGCTTGGTGGTTCAGTAAAAAGGACACCTACACCGAAACCAGATACCCGATCGTGCTGGTGCACGGGCTTTCTGGTTTTAACAAGCTGCTGGGCTTTGTGGAGTACCACAACGGAATTCCCGATGCCCTGGCGGAAGGCGGCGCGGAAGTCTTTGTGCCCCAGGTGTCTGCCGCCAATTCCACGGAAGTTCGTGGCGAGCAACTTCTTGCCCAGATTGAAGAATACCTGGCGGTATCCGGCGCTGAGAAAGTTCACCTTATTGGTCACAGTCATGGTGGGCCCACGGTGCGCTACGTGGCTGGGGTGCGGCCTGACCTGGTGGCGTCCGCCGCCAGTGTTGGTGGTGTTAACTGGGGTACACCGGTGGCCGATGCTGCCAGTGGCGTAGATCTGGATGGCCTCGGAAACTGGTTCTTCGGGTTGATTGATACTCTTTCTGGCGGAGGCGGTTTGCCGCAGGATACCAGTGCAGCCATCCATTCGCTCAGCACCGAAGGCTCCCTGGCATTCAATGCCCAGTTTCCCGCAGGTATGCCGTCCAGTTACTGCGGTGATGATGGCGCTGAAGTGGCCAATGGGGTGCGGTATTACTCTTGGGGTGGCAACAGGGTAGTGACCAATCTGCTCGACCCCAGCGATCTCTTGCTGGCGACCATGAGCCCGCTTTTCAATGAGCCCCACGACGGCCTGGTGCCCGCCTGCAGCATGAAGCTGGGTAAGGTGCTGGGTGTGGATTATCGGCACAACCACCTGGATGAGGTGAACCAGATTTTTGGTCTGGTAGGCCCCTTCGCGGCAAGCCCGGTGCAGCTGTATCGCCAGCAGGCGAACCGGCTGAAAAATCTCGGGCTTTAATCCCAACCTGTTGGCGGGCCTCCGGGCCCGCCCTGGAGCGAAACCGTGGTACACAGAGTTGGGATTTTCGCACTCGGGGCTTTGCTCGCCGTTGTGGCCGGTTTTTGGCTGTTTGCTGATGGTGGGCAGGGCTTGCCGGGTGCGAGCATCGAGAACGTTGGCCAGCAGACTGCAGGGCGTTCCGTCGCACTGCCTGAAGAAGTAGCTGGAAGTTCCTCCGCTGAGGATAGCGTGCCGCCGTTACCCCGTGATGAGAGGATATCCGATATCGACGTGGATGGCAGTGTTCGGGTGGATATGAACGGAAACCTGGTGCTGGATCCGTCATTGCGGCGTTTTCTGGATTTCTACATCGGTCTCACCGGTGACCAGGTCCACGGCGAAGCACTAAGGCAAAGACTGGCGGCAGAGATGCGCCAGCGCGGCATATCGGCCCAGGTGCAGCTGGAAGTGCTCGAGATTCTGGATAATTACCTTGCCTACCGGGGTGCTTCGGAAGCACTGGCCGTGAGGCGTAGTGGCAACGTGGAGGATTTGCAGGCGGTTCTGGACGAACTGAAGGACCTGCGACGGAAGCATCTGGGCCCGGATGTAGCTGAAGGATTCTTTGGAGCAGAGGAAGTACGCCTCAGATTGATGCTTGACCGGCAGCGCATTCTGGCGGACGAAAGCCTGAGCAGCAAAGAGCGTGAGCAGGCATTGGCGCAGGTTGATCAGCTGTTGCCCGAGTTTTCGGTTCAAACTCGCCGCCGCTCAGAAGCGGTGGTGTCGACCAGCCTGAAGGTCAGCGAAATGCGAGAGCAGGGCGCCTCAGAGGAGGAGGTGCGGGCGGTGCGGCTGGAAGCCTACGGCCCGGAAGCGACGCAAAGGCTGAGCCGATTGGACGAACAGCGGGCCCAGTGGCAAAGCCGGGTGGCTGAGTATCGGCGCCAGAAGGCGCTGATCGACCAGGCCGGTGGGCTGACCGCCGAAGACCGGCAGGCAGAGGTTGAGGCGCTGCGGGTGCGGATGTTTGAAGCGGAATATGAGCGCAGGCGGATCAGTGCCCTTGACCGGGCCGGGGATGACGATGCGTGAACAGATCATCCTTCTTCTGAACCCGGCTACATGCTATTGTTAGCGCCGGTTTATAGCAGTAGTTGAAGGATCATGAGCTATCAGGTTTTAGCCCGAAAATGGCGCCCCCGAACCTTTGAGGACATGGTGGGGCAGGAGCATGTGCTTCAGGCACTGGTGCATGCGCTTGAACACCAGAGGCTGCATCACGCCTACCTGTTTACCGGCACCCGGGGCGTGGGTAAAACCACCATCGGTCGATTGCTGGCCCGTTGCCTTAATTGCGAAACAGGCATTACCGCCAATCCGTGTGGCAAGTGTGGCAGTTGCCAGGAAATCCTGGAAGGGCGGTTTGTTGATCTGATCGAGATCGATGCGGCCTCCCGCACCGGTGTTGACGACATGCGTGAACTGACAGACAACGTTCAGTACGCTCCCAGTCGCGGCCGCTACAAGGTATACCTCATCGATGAGGTACACATGCTCACCAACCAGTCCTTCAATGCCTTCCTGAAGACCCTGGAAGAGCCGCCCGAGCACGTAAAATTCCTTCTGGCTACCACCGATCCCCAGAAACTGCCGGTGACGGTGCTATCCCGTTGTTTGCAGTTCAACCTGAAGCGGATGACACCGGAACACATCGTAGGCCACCTCAAGCACGTACTGACCGAAGAGCAGATTCCCTTTGAAGAACCAGCGCTCTGGCTGCTTGCCCGGGCGGCGGACGGCAGTATGCGTGATGCCTTGAGTCTGACCGACCAGGCGATTGCCTTTGGCAACCAGAACCTGGCCGCCAGTGATGTCAGCAATATGCTGGGCACCATTGATCAGCGCGACATTGAGCGCATAGTTGCAACGCTGGTTGAGCGGGATGGCCCCGGTTTGCTGGCGGAGATCAGCCGCATTTCAGATTTTGCGCCGGATTACGCGGTCATTCTTGCGGATCTGCTATCCCTCTTTCACCGGGTCACCATGGAACAGGTGGTGCCGGGCAGCGCCGACAATGCCCTGGGCGATGCCGCCCAGGTTCAGTCACTGGCGAAACAGTTGAGCGCGGAAGACGCCCAGCTGTTCTATCAGGCGGCGTTGATGGGGCGTAAAGATCTGGCGGTTACACCCGATGCCCGCATGGGGTTTGAAATGACTCTGCTCCGGATGTTGGCGTTCCGGCCGGGGGCTGATCGCCGTGAGCCGCCAACCATTGCTTCTGGTGGCAATGAGGGCCAGGCGCGCGCCGAACCGGAACCCGACCCTGCCCCTGCCCAGAGCCATGAGCCTGCACCGGTAGCTGAGCAGGCATCAGCGCCCGCGCAGAATCCTGAGCCGGTGGAAGAGCCGCGGCCGATTCCAGAATCAGCACAGGCACACCGTCCAGCCGAGGCTGACTCGGCAGAACCGGAACCCGCGCCGCCCATGATGGATGCTCCGCCCTGGGATCCAGACCCCGGCGACCCGGCTCTGAGCGCGGAGGCTGAAGAGCCAGAGACTTTGGTGAGTAAAATTGCACTTGAGCCCACCGAACCGCCGGTATTTGAGGAAGCCCAACCTCAAGGTCGGGTGGAACCGGAGGTTGAGCCGGTTGTCGAGAATCAGGAGCCGGTAACCGCGGACGGATTTGTATGGGAACGGGATTTTCGCCAGTTGGATATTAATGGCATGCCCGGGAACCTAGCCAGTTACAGCGCCATGGCGATGGACGGGCAAACCGTGGTGTTAACCCTGGATGAAGGCCACGCCCGGCTGCTGAATGCGCGCCATGAAGAAAAAATACTGGCAGCCTTGAGATCCCGCTTCGGTGATGCCACTTCACTGAGAATAGAGCAGGGTGAGCCAGGGCCTCATACCCCGGCCGCCTGGGAAGAACGCCAGCGGGCAGCCAGGCAGAAAGCGGCAGAGCAAGCGATCCGTCAGGACCCGGTGGTAAAGAGTATTGTTGAACGATTTGAAGGGCGGGTGGTTGAAGAAAGCATCCGCCCCATAGAGACAGGCAGGAGATAAACACATGATGAATAATATGGGCGACCTGATGAAAAAGGCGCAGCAGATGCAGGAGCAGATGCAGAAGGCCCAGGAAGAGATTGCCAAGGCGGAAGTCACAGGCGAGTCCGGTGCCGGCCTGGTCAAAGTGACCATGAACGGTCGCCACGACGTCCGCAAGGTGGAGATAGATCCGTCGTTGCTGTCGGAAGACAAAGAGATCCTTGAAGATTTGTTGGCAGCGGCCGTTAACGATGCCGTTCGCCGTGTTGAGGCAAATCAGAAAGACAAGATGTCTGGCATGATGTCCGGAATGGGTATGCCCCCCGGATTCAAGATGCCGTTCTGAACATGGCCCCGGCTCGCCATAGTCTTTGAGGAGCGTTCATGGCATTCAGCCCCCTGGTTGATGAATTGGTTGAATCTCTCCGGTGCTTGCCCGGAGTTGGTCAGAAAACAGCACAGCGCATGGCATTTCATCTGCTGGAGCGGGGCCGCTCCGGTGGCACCCGGCTAGCCGGTGCCCTGAGCCAGGCCATGGACGGTGTGCGTCGTTGTAACAGCTGTCAGAATTTCTCCGACACCGAAATCTGCCATATCTGCGAGAAGCCTGAAAGGCGCACCGGCACCCTTTGCGTTGTAGAAAGTCCTTCTGACTTGCTTGCCATCGAACAGGCCGGCGATTATCGGGGCAGTTATTTCGTGCTGATGGGGCACTTGTCGCCGATTGATGGCGTGGGCCCGGAAGAAATCGGTATTGAACGGTTGCTAGAGCGGGTGCGCGAAGAAGGCGTGACCGAACTGATCCTTGCGACCAATCCCACCGTCGAAGGCGAGGCAACTGCCCACTACATCGCCGACCGCCTGGATGGTCAGAATATCCTGATCACCCGTCTGGCCCATGGCATCCCGGTGGGTGGCGAGCTGGGCTATGTAGACGGCTTTACACTTACCCATGCATTCCGGGGCCGCAAGCCCCTGTCTGAATAACGTCTCAGGTTCCTTCATGACTCTTTCCGCACCGGCCGTTACCGTTCCCCCGGCCCCTGACACTGTTCGCTGGATTCGCGAGCCAGATACCCTGGACAACTGGCTGGACGCCCTCGAGCCCGGGGTACCGGTGGTGCTGGACACAGAATTTGAGCGGGTATCTACTTTCTATCCCATTCCCGGTCTGGTGCAGTTGGGTGGCGGCGGTGAGTTCTGGCTGATTGATCCGGATGTAGCCGAGGCCTCCGAACGGTTTCGGGCGATGCTGGCGGATAGCCAGCGACCAAAGCTGCTATACGCCATGAGCGAAGACCTTGAGCTGTTCCGGCACTGGCTGGATGTGATGCCTAAAGGTGTGTTGGACCTCCAGATTGGCGCGGCACTGGCCGGTGCCGGGTTTTCCGTGGGTTATGCCCGCCTGGTGGAAACCCTGTTCGGCGAAACCCTGGATAAATCTGTTACCCGGTCCGACTGGGTAGCCAGGCCATTAAGCCCGGAACAAGAGCGCTATGCCCTGGATGATATTCGGTTTTTGCAACCGGTGTATGAGTGGGTCTGCCACGGTTTGCGCCAGCGCGGGCTGCAGCAGGCTATGGCCGACGAGTCACAGCGCTTTGCGGATGAAGCGGCCAGCCTGGAGGACGCCGGACAACACTACCTGAAACTTCGCGGTGGCTGGACACTGAATCGGGAACAGCAGGCGGTTCTGCAAGCCCTGGTGGTGTGGCGGGAACAGGAGTGCCGGCGGTTGGATCGCCCCCGAAACCGGGTGTTGAATGATGGCTTGCTGATAGCCATTGCCGAGCGCTGCCCTGGCTCGCTCAGAGCCCTGAATGATGTGCAGGGCGTTCCGGGCGGCATTGTAAAGCGTTATGGTGAACACCTGCTGGAACTGGTTCGGGGTGCCAGAGAAGCCGACCACACCGATCTGAAGCCCATACCCAGGCCGCTGACCCGAGATCAGCAGGCGCTGTTCAAGAAAGTTAAGCGTTGCTTCAGAAAAGTGGCAGACGATACTGATATACCCATTGAATTGCTGGCGCCAAGAAAACGCCTTGAAGGCGTTATTGAAGATGGCACCATGGCAGGTAATCCGTTTTTTGAAGGCTGGCGCCGAGAGATACTGGCTCCGGTCGTCCCGGAAATTGAGGAGCTTCTCGCACAATGAAAGACCGTGAATTTGTATCGGTGTTTCGCAGCAGTAAAAAAAGCGATACCTACATCTATGTTCGCCGCGGCCAGAACTGGGACGACCTGCCCGAGGCTTTGCGTTCGATCTTCGGGCAGCCGGTTCACGCCATGGATCTGCTGTTGAGCCCGGACAAAAAACTTGCCAGGACCACTGGCAAAGAAGTGCTGGAGGCATTGGCCGAGAAGGATTTCTTTCTGCAAATGCCGGAAGAGCAGGAAACCTACATTGTTGATTTTCGAAGTAAAGTCGAGCGGCGTGGACAATGATCGCAGAGATTCCCTTCTGGCAGCGTAAGCGCCTCAACGAAATGACCACGCCGGAGTGGGAATCTCTGTGTGATGGCTGCGGGCTTTGTTGCCTGCAGAAGCTTGAAGACGAAGACACCGGCGAGGTGTACCACACCGATCTGGTCTGCGGTTACATGGATACGCAAACCTGCCGTTGTACCGTGTATTCTGACCGGCTGAAGAAAGTTCCAGGTTGTACGGTTCTGACACCGGAAACGGTATCAGACTACCACTGGTTACCGTATACCTGTGCTTATCGAACGTTGGCGGAAGGCCGGCCCCTTGCGGACTGGCACCCCTTGCGATCCGGTGATCCGGATTCCGTGCATCGTGCCGGGGTATCCGTTCAGGGCAAAGTCGTCTCTGAGGACAGCGTGCCGGAAGAGGATTGGGAAGACCACATTATTCACTGGGTTCTGTAATGATCGATACTGATGCTTCACTAGCTTACGGAATTTTCTGGGCGGCCTATGCAGTTGCTTTCGTTGTGCTGTTCTACATGATGAAAGCGCTGTTTCGGATACTGCCATTCTATGGTGTGCGGACGCTGCTGTTGTCGGCTCTGGTTGTTTTATTTCTGACGCCCGTAGAGTCTGCAGAGCTTGCAGGCTGGTGGATTCCCGCCTGGTTGTTCGCCGGTTACGAACTTATTCTGGGAGACGCCGACGCGGCGGGCAGGGCACTGCTGAATTTCAGTATTGCCGCTCTGGTGATGTTGTTGGTCTGGATTCTGGATCTCGTCTGGTATCGGCTGGTGCGTAAATAACTCCAAGAACGTGCGAAATGTCAGACAGGTAAGGGTAGCTATGAAGCGAGTTCAGGTAATCCTCATGCTGGTGTTGGCCAGTTTTGTGCCAGCGCAGTCCAGTGCTCAGGACTCAGGTCTGACATTACCCGAGCAGGCCGACGTGCGCATCATTGTTGATATCTCCGGCTCTATGAAAGAAACCGACCCGGAGAACCTTCGCCGGCCGGCGGTGCGCTTGTTGGCCCGGATGCTGCCAGCGGGTGCTGAAGCCGGTGTCTGGACCTTCGGCCAGTATGTCAACATGCTGGTACCCCACGCCACTGTTGATGATGCCTGGCGTAACAGGGTTATTGAGCGTTCCGAGCAGATTAATTCCGTCGCCCTCTATACCAATCTCGGGCTGGCTATGGAAAAGGCCAGCGACGACTGGTTGTCTGACGGAACCCTGGAAAACACCCACCTGATTCTTCTGAGTGACGGCAAGGTTGATATTCCGGGCGGAGAGGCTGCCAGCCGTGAAGAGGAGCGGCGCATCCTTGAAACCCTACTGCCTTCCCTGAAAGCCAAAGGCGCCACTATCCATACCGTTGGCCTGTCGGAATTGGCAGACATCACCTTCCTGCAGCGCCTGGCCCGGGAAACCGGCGGCAGCTTTCAACTGGCCAAAACCGCTGAAGCACTCAATCTGGCGTTTGCGGATGCCCTGAACACGGCCGTACCGCAGGAGCAGATTCCCATTGCGGGCGATGGCTTCGCCGTAGATGCTGGCGTCCGGGAGTTTACCGCTTTGATCTTCACGGGCGGCTCTGACTCCGAAGCGCGAAGCCTGGCCCTCTCTGAGCCGGATGGTGAGCCGTTCACGGCCAATAATCTGCCAGACAACGTGCGGTGGGCGGTGGAGCCGGGTTACGACCTGATTACCGTAACTGAACCGGCGGCCGGGCGGTGGCGTATTGTTGGGGACCTCGGGCAGGGTAGCCGGGTGACGGTTGTCAGTGACTTGCGCATGGCCGTGAGTGAGGTGCCACCAGAATTTTCGGAAGAAACTCCGTTCAATCTGGAGGTCGTGTTTTTCGAGGAATCCGAGCAGATCAGGAATCCGGATTTTCTGGGCGTGATGCAGGTAAGCCTGTCGATCACAGCCAACGATGGCCGGCGGGGCACCAAGGTGCTGTCTGGTGATCAGCCACCGGAAGACGGCGTGTATCGGGACACGGTGACGCGTCTGCCTGCTCCCGGGCGGTACCAGATTGATGTGGTGGCTGACGGCGGTACGTTCTCCCGGAAATTCAGTGCAATGACCGTTTTCACTTTGCCGGGCGAGGAGCCTGAGCTGGCGGTGGTGTCTGAGCCACTGGTGCCTGACCTCAGTGAACAGGTTGAACCCGGGGCGCCGGCTGAGCCAGAACCGGTCGAGGCGCCGGTGCCTGTCGAGGACCCGGAACCAATGCCTGTGCCTGAATCTGAGCCTGAACAGGCAGAAGCGCCCTCGGAGCCACAACCTGAACCGGTTCACGTACCGGAGAAAGGCACGTTGTGGGGAATACCGGTTTGGGCATTTGGGGCGGGTGCCGCCTTGCTGGTGGCCATTATCGGACTGGGGCTTTTCGCCTGGCGCCAGAAGAAGTCCATTGCGGAGGCTGAGCAGGCCGCCGCAGCGGAGAGAGAGACCCTGGAGGATCTGCCGGAGGAAGAGCCGGAGATCCCTGTGGTGGCAGCGGCTGTGCCAGACAGCGAACCGGATGAAACGCCGGAGTCCGAGGACGTCCCGGAACTGACCGAATCGCTTGAAAGCGATGAGACTCTGGAAACGGAAGATGACCAGATTCCCGTTGCCGATGATGCGGTTAACGAAGAGCCGGATGAAGACGACGATGATGAGTTCGGTCTTGAAGACTTTGACTTGTCGGAGTTTGATGATCTGCCGGAGCTGGACGAATCCGAAGCGGACGACGAGGCTACGGACAAGTCCGAGGCCGACGACACCGATAAAGACGACGAAGATCAGAAAAAGTAACCAACAGGAAACAGACACATGAAGTTTACCGGTACCGATAAATACGTAGCCACCGATGACCTGCAGATGGCTGTAAACGCAGCAATCGCGCTCCAGCGCCCGTTGCTGATCAAAGGCGAGCCCGGCACCGGAAAAACCCTGCTGGCGGAAGAGATGGCCACCGCCCTGGGTATGCGTCTGATTCCCTGGCACATCAAATCCACCACCAAGGCCCAACAGGGACTGTACGAATATGATGCGGTATCCCGCCTTCGCGATTCCCAGCTGGGGGATGAAAAGGTCAAGGACATCCGCAACTACATCGTCAAAGGTAAGTTGTGGGAGGCCTTCGAGGCCGATGAGCAGGTGGTGCTCCTGATCGATGAAATCGACAAGGCCGACATCGAGTTCCCGAACGATCTGCTGCTGGAACTCGACCGCATGGAGTTCTTCGTATACGAAACCCAGGAATTCGTGAAAGCGAAGAAACGCCCGATTGTGGTCATTACCAGTAACAACGAAAAGGAGCTGCCAGACGCTTTCCTGCGCCGGTGCTTCTTCCACTACATCAGCTTCCCGGACCACGACACCATGAAAGACATCGTGGATGTGCACTTCCCGGGTCTGCAGCAACAGGTTGTGCGTGATGCCCTGGAAGTTTTCTTTGATGTTCGCAAGGTGCCCGGGCTGAAGAAAAAGCCGTCCACCTCGGAGCTGATTGACTGGTTGAAACTGCTGATGGCCGATGAGCTGTCTGCCAAGGCGCTTCAGGAGAAGGACAGCAGTTCTGCACTGCCGCCTCTGTATGGCGCCCTGGTGAAGAACGAGCAGGATGTTCACCTGCTGCAGAAGCTGGCGTTCATGGCACGTCGCCGCAACTGATCTCTGGCAAGAGTTTCGCTTTATGTTGATCGATTTTTTCCTCGAAGTGCGCCGGGCCAAGGTTCCGGCCAGTCTGCGAGAGTTCCTTGACCTGCTGGAAGCTATCCAGCAGCGCCTGGCATTCGCAGACATGGAGGAGTTCTATTACCTGGCGCGGGTGTGCCTGGTGAAAGACGAAAGGCACTTCGACAAGTTTGACCGGGCCTTCAAGGCGTATTTTGAGGGCATCGAGAACCTGGACGATCTGCTCGAAGCCCTGATTCCTGACGACTGGCTAAGGGCCGAGTTCGAGAAGCACCTCACCGAAGAAGAGAAAGCCAAGATTGAGTCCCTGGGTGGCCTTGAGGAGTTGATTGATACCTTCAAGAAGCGCATGGAAGAGCAGAACGAGCGCCATGCCGGCGGCAATAAATGGATCGGCACCGGCGGTACTTCACCCTTTGGTGCCAATGGCTATAACCCTGAAGGCTTCCGGATTGGCCAGAAGAACGGCCGCCACGGCCGGGCCGTCAAGGTCTGGGAAAAACGGGAATACCGTGATCTCGATGACAGCATCACCCTGGGGCTACGCAACATCAAGGTGGCCCTGCGCCGGTTGCGTAAATTCGCTCGACAGGGGGCGGCAGATCAACTGGATATGGATGACACCATCCGTTCCACCGCCCGCAACGCCGGCTACCTGGATCTGAAAATGGTGCCAGAGAGGCACAACGCGGTGAAGGTTCTGATCTTCTTCGACGTCGGCGGCTCCATGGACCCGCACGTCAAAGTATGTGAAGAGCTGTTCTCCGCCGCCAGGCTTGAGTTCAAGCACATGGAGTATTTCTACTTCCACAATTTTATCTATGAGAGTGTGTGGAAGAACAATATTCGCCGCATGAATGAGACCCTGAGCACCTGGGACATCCTGCACAAGTACACCCCGGACTATAAGGTTATCTTTGTTGGGGACGCCACCATGGCACCTTACGAGATTACCCATCCCGGTGGGTCTATCGAGCACTGGAATGAAGAAGCCGGCGCCACCTGGTTCCAGCGGGTGTCGGAGCATTTCCGCAAGGTGGTTTGGCTGAACCCGCTACCGGAAAGTTACTGGGGTAGCGGTGGTTCGCTGGGCATAACCAAGCAATTGGTCAATAATCATATGTACCCACTGACCATTGAGGGGCTTGAATCCGCCATGAAACACCTGAGCAAGTAGTTCTGTTCGAGGTGGGTGGATCAAAAAAAGCCGATGCGGTTGAGGGCATCGGCAAAGCTCGGCATATTCAAGCGGGGGTTGCCAGAAGGCGCTCCCGCCGCTTTCCCCGTAGCAAGCCTTGGGCCACTGGTAAATAGGCTTTGATTATCAACTGGTTACCTTTTTAGTTCGGCCATATCCACTGGCCCTCTTCGTTCCCGCCTTTTGTTCTGTCAAATAACTCGACACTTATTCCTACGCCACTGCCGGCGAAAGTTTCATTTGGTGAATTGGATACCGTTCTTGGTTGTTAGCGGGTGTTACTCTTTATTTCGAATTGTAACGGCACCCGGTTCTGCCGGGGCCCGAGATCGCACGGCAGGAAAATTATGTTCGGCAAACAAAAATCACAACACTGCCGGATTGTCCCAGGGAGCAAGGGGCTTTGGATATCCGGAATGATCGCCGCACTGGCATTCGGCTCTGTTTCAGCTTCATCGCTGGACGATGAAATCGACCGCCTGACAGCGGACGTTACCCGTCATTCGGCATCGGTGCATGCCCTTGAGCAACGCTTGCTGCACCCGGTGGATACCCGTGTCTCGATATTCCTGACCCTGGGGAACCGGCAGGCACTCAATCTTGATTCTGTTGAACTCTTTATCAACGATCAGCCCGTAGCGTCCCATCTATACAGCGCCACGGAGCGAACGTCGTTGGAGCAGGGTGGGGTGCAGCAGCTATTCGTTGGTAATATGGCTGACGGCAACCACCAGCTGAAGACGGTGATCAACGCCCGCGCTGCCAATAAGCGCTTTGTCCGCCGTGAGGTGGTTCACCGGTTTGATAAACGTCCCGGTACTTTGCGGCTGCAGATGAATCTTGATGCCCGGGCTCCGGACTACGAGCCGGAAGTCGCGTTCCAGGAATGGAAGTAGCCGATCATGACGGGACCTGTTCGCACCGTTCATTGCGCTGCCCGGGCTTTGCTGGTGCTTTTTACCCTGGCGGTGCCTCAGGCAGGAGCCTCGGAATCTGTGCCGACAGAGCTGGCCGCTGGTGTTACCCGGTTTGCGCTGGACACCGGGAATATCGCACAGGCTATTCCTCTGGCTGGCCAGGTCAAAGGCGATTCCGCCGACTACCTTAGCGCGCGAGTGTTGCTGGCCAGTGGCCAGACCAGCGAGGCGAAACCGTTGCTGGAGCGTGTGTTCAGCAGCAACGTTCATCGCGCCGATGCCGCTCTGGAGCTTGCCCGATTGGCAGAGGCGGAGAGTAATCAGGTCGAAGCAGTGCAGTGGTATCAGGAGGCTGCCCGAACCGGGTTTGGCGAGGTGCGCCAGAGAGCACTGCTGAACCTTGCGGAAACACAGCGGCAGCAGGGGAAAACGGATCGTGCCGGCCAATACCTTGCCAGTATGGACAACGGTTACTGGGCCGCAGTGGGCTATATGAACCTGGCGGGCGATTTCGCCCGGGATGACCTGGATCCATCAAGGGCCCTCGTGTCTTTGAGGG from the Marinobacter sp. LQ44 genome contains:
- a CDS encoding VWA domain-containing protein, with product MKRVQVILMLVLASFVPAQSSAQDSGLTLPEQADVRIIVDISGSMKETDPENLRRPAVRLLARMLPAGAEAGVWTFGQYVNMLVPHATVDDAWRNRVIERSEQINSVALYTNLGLAMEKASDDWLSDGTLENTHLILLSDGKVDIPGGEAASREEERRILETLLPSLKAKGATIHTVGLSELADITFLQRLARETGGSFQLAKTAEALNLAFADALNTAVPQEQIPIAGDGFAVDAGVREFTALIFTGGSDSEARSLALSEPDGEPFTANNLPDNVRWAVEPGYDLITVTEPAAGRWRIVGDLGQGSRVTVVSDLRMAVSEVPPEFSEETPFNLEVVFFEESEQIRNPDFLGVMQVSLSITANDGRRGTKVLSGDQPPEDGVYRDTVTRLPAPGRYQIDVVADGGTFSRKFSAMTVFTLPGEEPELAVVSEPLVPDLSEQVEPGAPAEPEPVEAPVPVEDPEPMPVPESEPEQAEAPSEPQPEPVHVPEKGTLWGIPVWAFGAGAALLVAIIGLGLFAWRQKKSIAEAEQAAAAERETLEDLPEEEPEIPVVAAAVPDSEPDETPESEDVPELTESLESDETLETEDDQIPVADDAVNEEPDEDDDDEFGLEDFDLSEFDDLPELDESEADDEATDKSEADDTDKDDEDQKK
- a CDS encoding AAA family ATPase produces the protein MKFTGTDKYVATDDLQMAVNAAIALQRPLLIKGEPGTGKTLLAEEMATALGMRLIPWHIKSTTKAQQGLYEYDAVSRLRDSQLGDEKVKDIRNYIVKGKLWEAFEADEQVVLLIDEIDKADIEFPNDLLLELDRMEFFVYETQEFVKAKKRPIVVITSNNEKELPDAFLRRCFFHYISFPDHDTMKDIVDVHFPGLQQQVVRDALEVFFDVRKVPGLKKKPSTSELIDWLKLLMADELSAKALQEKDSSSALPPLYGALVKNEQDVHLLQKLAFMARRRN
- a CDS encoding vWA domain-containing protein codes for the protein MLIDFFLEVRRAKVPASLREFLDLLEAIQQRLAFADMEEFYYLARVCLVKDERHFDKFDRAFKAYFEGIENLDDLLEALIPDDWLRAEFEKHLTEEEKAKIESLGGLEELIDTFKKRMEEQNERHAGGNKWIGTGGTSPFGANGYNPEGFRIGQKNGRHGRAVKVWEKREYRDLDDSITLGLRNIKVALRRLRKFARQGAADQLDMDDTIRSTARNAGYLDLKMVPERHNAVKVLIFFDVGGSMDPHVKVCEELFSAARLEFKHMEYFYFHNFIYESVWKNNIRRMNETLSTWDILHKYTPDYKVIFVGDATMAPYEITHPGGSIEHWNEEAGATWFQRVSEHFRKVVWLNPLPESYWGSGGSLGITKQLVNNHMYPLTIEGLESAMKHLSK